A genomic stretch from Nocardia wallacei includes:
- a CDS encoding MmcQ/YjbR family DNA-binding protein, whose amino-acid sequence MDPLPRLRRICLALPESSERLSHGCPAFFVREKKQFAMYTVAAYDEPGPAIWCPAPLGAQADLVDAEPDRFFVPPYVGHRGWLGVRLDVDLDWSEIDGIVRDAYRMVAPKKLLAQLD is encoded by the coding sequence ATGGACCCGTTACCGCGGCTTCGGCGGATCTGCCTGGCGCTGCCGGAGAGCAGCGAACGGCTCAGCCACGGGTGCCCGGCATTCTTCGTGCGCGAGAAGAAGCAGTTCGCCATGTACACCGTCGCGGCCTACGACGAGCCGGGCCCGGCGATCTGGTGCCCCGCGCCGCTCGGGGCGCAGGCCGACCTGGTCGATGCCGAGCCCGACCGCTTCTTCGTCCCGCCCTATGTCGGCCATCGCGGCTGGCTCGGTGTCCGGCTGGACGTGGATCTCGACTGGTCGGAGATCGACGGCATCGTGCGCGACGCGTACCGCATGGTCGCCCCGAAAAAGCTGCTCGCCCAGTTGGATTGA
- a CDS encoding metallophosphoesterase family protein: MHGGDTAAGGRGHGRKRIRIAAVADLHMRESARGRFGPALRESGEHADLLLLAGDLTDGGTPEEAELLCAELAGVPVPMAAVLGNHDHDRRQGYRIAAALAATGVRVLDGTATVFEFGEVRVGVAGVMGGSGGFPGHTGDPDSGSAEHRERYRRGPADALRLRAALDCLDTDVRIALMHFSPVRATLAGEPVRILPGLGCAELGAAADAGRADLVLHGHAHGGVEYGETPGGVPVRNVSYPVIRAPYRVYEVG, encoded by the coding sequence ATGCACGGAGGGGATACCGCCGCAGGCGGGAGGGGGCACGGCCGGAAACGGATCCGCATCGCTGCGGTCGCCGACCTGCACATGCGCGAGTCGGCGCGCGGGCGGTTCGGTCCGGCGCTGCGCGAATCGGGCGAGCACGCCGATCTGCTGCTGCTCGCGGGCGATCTCACCGACGGCGGCACGCCGGAGGAGGCCGAACTGCTGTGCGCCGAACTCGCCGGGGTGCCCGTGCCGATGGCCGCCGTCCTGGGCAATCACGATCACGATCGCCGCCAGGGCTACCGGATCGCGGCCGCGCTCGCCGCCACCGGGGTGCGCGTGCTCGACGGGACGGCCACGGTCTTCGAGTTCGGCGAGGTGCGGGTGGGCGTCGCCGGTGTGATGGGCGGCAGCGGCGGATTCCCCGGTCACACCGGCGACCCGGATTCGGGCAGCGCCGAGCATCGGGAGCGCTACCGTCGCGGGCCCGCCGACGCGCTGCGGCTGCGTGCGGCCCTGGACTGCCTGGACACCGATGTGCGGATCGCGCTCATGCACTTCTCCCCCGTCCGCGCCACGCTGGCCGGTGAACCGGTGCGCATCCTGCCGGGGCTCGGGTGTGCCGAACTCGGCGCCGCGGCCGATGCCGGTCGCGCGGACCTGGTGCTGCACGGGCACGCGCACGGTGGCGTCGAATACGGTGAGACGCCCGGCGGCGTTCCGGTCCGCAATGTGTCCTACCCGGTGATCCGGGCGCCCTACCGGGTGTACGAGGTGGGTTGA